The following are from one region of the Paenibacillus bovis genome:
- a CDS encoding amino acid ABC transporter permease, which translates to MNDRQIQIVLDSFWPLFEAALKYTLPLAISSFAIGLVLAVLTALAQISGVRILKFIARVYVWIIRGTPLLVQLFIIFYGLPTIGIILPAFVAALIGFSLSVGAYGSEIVRSAIQSVPKGQWEAAYSIGMTRGQALRRVILPQAARVSVPPLANSFIGLVKDTSLASSITYIELFYKSQQVVARTYEALILYAEAAVIYLIFTSVLFVLQSYLEKRLGRSLSS; encoded by the coding sequence ATGAATGACCGCCAGATCCAAATTGTACTCGACTCCTTCTGGCCTTTATTTGAAGCCGCACTAAAGTACACACTTCCGCTGGCGATTAGTTCTTTTGCTATCGGATTGGTATTGGCTGTGCTGACAGCGCTGGCGCAAATCTCCGGCGTGCGTATTTTGAAATTTATTGCCCGTGTATATGTATGGATTATTCGGGGAACGCCATTGCTGGTGCAACTCTTTATTATCTTTTACGGTCTGCCGACGATCGGTATCATACTGCCTGCGTTTGTTGCAGCCTTGATCGGTTTCTCGTTGAGTGTAGGGGCTTATGGTTCGGAGATTGTACGATCTGCTATCCAGTCGGTACCCAAAGGACAATGGGAAGCCGCTTATTCGATCGGTATGACGCGCGGTCAGGCACTGCGCCGGGTTATTTTGCCACAGGCAGCCCGTGTATCGGTACCGCCGCTGGCGAACTCTTTTATCGGGCTGGTCAAGGATACTTCGCTGGCTTCTAGTATTACGTACATCGAATTGTTCTACAAATCACAGCAGGTCGTAGCGCGTACGTATGAGGCATTGATTCTGTATGCGGAAGCGGCTGTCATTTATCTAATTTTCACCTCGGTACTGTTTGTACTGCAGAGCTATCTGGAGAAACGGCTGGG
- a CDS encoding amino acid ABC transporter substrate-binding protein — translation MKKWGSLTLMLILTMLVIAACGNSSNTATTGSGTDQSASTTESTPSSSGAPTLESVKASGKLRIGTEGTYAPFTFHDESGKLTGFDVDIATEVSKRLGVEPEFVEAKWDGMIAGLDANRFDTVFNEVGVTPERQEKYLFSDPYITSKGVLIVRDDNTDIKTFADLKGKKSAQSLTSNFGKIAEENGAELVAADGFPQAVQLLASGRADATVNDNLSYLDMKKQQPDSPIKVVAEQDDASQSAAIFNKSSQDLVDAVNKALKDMKADGTYLEISKKYFGEDVSK, via the coding sequence ATGAAAAAATGGGGTTCTTTGACTCTGATGCTGATTCTGACCATGCTGGTGATTGCCGCATGCGGTAACAGCTCCAATACAGCAACAACCGGCAGCGGTACCGATCAATCGGCGTCCACTACCGAAAGCACACCTTCTTCCTCCGGTGCACCGACACTGGAATCGGTAAAAGCCAGCGGCAAGCTGCGCATTGGTACGGAAGGTACGTATGCTCCGTTTACTTTCCACGACGAGAGCGGCAAGCTGACCGGATTTGACGTGGATATTGCTACAGAAGTAAGCAAACGTCTGGGCGTAGAACCTGAATTCGTTGAAGCCAAATGGGACGGTATGATTGCCGGTCTGGATGCCAACCGTTTTGATACTGTATTTAATGAAGTGGGCGTGACTCCGGAACGTCAGGAGAAATATCTGTTCTCTGATCCGTACATCACTTCCAAAGGCGTACTGATTGTGCGTGACGATAATACGGATATCAAAACCTTTGCCGATCTGAAAGGCAAAAAATCTGCTCAGTCCCTGACCAGTAACTTTGGTAAAATTGCCGAAGAAAATGGTGCAGAGCTGGTAGCAGCGGATGGATTCCCGCAGGCTGTACAATTGCTGGCTTCCGGACGCGCAGATGCAACGGTTAATGACAACCTGTCCTACCTGGATATGAAAAAACAACAGCCGGATTCCCCAATCAAAGTGGTAGCCGAGCAGGATGATGCTTCCCAGAGTGCAGCGATTTTCAATAAGAGCAGTCAGGATCTGGTAGACGCTGTAAACAAAGCGCTGAAAGATATGAAAGCAGACGGTACTTATCTGGAAATCTCCAAAAAGTACTTTGGTGAAGATGTATCCAAATAA